One part of the Desulfonema ishimotonii genome encodes these proteins:
- a CDS encoding mechanosensitive ion channel domain-containing protein → MCLSVLLLAPFFDAGQSRAEPEDIPGEVISADSPDAVKYGKLRDLIETSLEAETRNLSQLKDQLQSLEKFDKAILTEVNAYEIQFSTHSNLIHLPQVQVKELEKAWNMHSEALKNISTRMEDIRTALEEVVRQQEFSAEQYELNVRQLESVKTELPANPLTEKLVSNMEALIRQLGDKRDILEKKRAIYDHALNSVTAIHQKLTDFLPKFEQALRDKKKEALFTRKKNTAQPFLFNQIDDEIVSTFRQVDAVLVREYKTMARRIGEKGYFPVATFLALIAAVFFLMRKLRNYLLALDEHHHIGEQYPWRHLTLHLLCKSLPLTGLMLFMRLYGHIRDLYAPLPVFQLLCYLLFFWLLSQWAIDFLKLWREKGAPKMPVLLMRRLRILLQVIRYFGLCIVLSHWLIGDSLFLLWLRMAFETTLLIWCVRFWKAFWRPETWQPAGKMPRKGGRMNLFTGLSYTIAVGGMILEAVGFGVFARYWYVSWGITAVSLLWACLTFYLLREWGRKFKAASAATTKGETPATAPLQWFSLHICWLLWIETLFLSLGFAWHLEKPDFIANYVRFLKKPLPTEGLDLSLWSVTWAVIFLLMTQSASRLWRKILLEKLPAGSIDRGLKNSIIIISVYLMWIIGILIALGSIGVDTKSLTVAFGALGIGLGFGLRNIFDNFFSGLILLFERPIQVGDVIEVNNIWGEVKNINVRSTLIQTYDNASLIIPNSDLISRQVTNWSFKDIRIRRNIFVGVAYGTDAELVRQTLMDAAENVEIALKYPKPDVLFTDFGNSALTFRLRVWTDVDSCLAVETGIRFEIDRLFREKNITIPFPQRDLHIRSAVPPPSPGPEEGEV, encoded by the coding sequence GTGTGTTTATCCGTCCTGCTTCTGGCCCCCTTTTTTGATGCGGGTCAGAGCCGGGCCGAACCCGAAGATATACCGGGCGAGGTGATTTCCGCAGATTCCCCGGATGCGGTCAAATATGGAAAACTCAGAGATCTGATCGAAACAAGCCTGGAGGCCGAAACCCGGAACCTCAGCCAGCTTAAGGATCAGTTACAGAGCCTGGAGAAATTCGATAAAGCCATTCTGACCGAAGTCAATGCCTATGAAATTCAGTTCTCCACACATTCCAACCTGATACATCTGCCCCAGGTCCAGGTCAAAGAGCTTGAAAAGGCCTGGAATATGCATAGCGAGGCGCTGAAAAATATTTCCACACGCATGGAGGATATTCGGACCGCGCTTGAGGAGGTCGTCCGGCAGCAGGAATTCAGCGCGGAGCAGTACGAGCTGAACGTCAGGCAGCTGGAATCCGTCAAAACAGAACTTCCGGCAAATCCTCTGACAGAAAAGCTTGTCAGTAACATGGAGGCGCTGATCCGGCAACTGGGAGACAAACGGGATATCCTTGAAAAAAAGCGGGCCATATACGATCATGCTTTAAATTCGGTTACAGCAATTCACCAAAAACTCACTGATTTTTTACCAAAATTTGAACAGGCTCTCAGGGATAAAAAAAAAGAGGCCCTGTTCACGCGGAAGAAAAACACGGCGCAGCCGTTCCTGTTCAATCAGATTGACGATGAGATTGTGTCAACCTTCCGGCAGGTTGATGCCGTTCTTGTCCGGGAATATAAAACCATGGCCAGACGGATCGGAGAGAAAGGGTATTTTCCTGTTGCCACCTTTCTGGCCCTGATCGCCGCGGTTTTTTTTCTGATGCGAAAACTGAGAAACTATCTGCTCGCCCTGGATGAACATCATCACATCGGTGAACAGTATCCCTGGCGTCACCTGACGCTTCATCTCCTTTGCAAATCCCTGCCGCTGACAGGCCTTATGCTGTTTATGCGTCTCTACGGTCATATCCGGGATCTGTACGCCCCGCTGCCCGTTTTTCAACTCCTCTGCTACCTGCTTTTTTTCTGGCTTTTATCCCAGTGGGCCATCGACTTTCTGAAGCTCTGGAGGGAGAAAGGCGCGCCGAAGATGCCGGTTCTTCTGATGCGGCGGCTGCGCATCCTGCTGCAGGTGATCCGGTATTTCGGGCTCTGCATTGTTCTGAGCCACTGGCTGATCGGTGACAGTCTGTTCCTGCTCTGGCTGCGGATGGCATTTGAAACCACGCTTCTGATCTGGTGCGTCCGGTTCTGGAAAGCTTTCTGGCGGCCTGAGACCTGGCAGCCTGCCGGTAAAATGCCCCGGAAGGGCGGACGGATGAACCTCTTCACCGGGCTGAGTTATACCATTGCCGTGGGCGGCATGATTCTGGAAGCGGTCGGATTCGGGGTTTTTGCCCGGTACTGGTATGTCTCATGGGGGATAACCGCCGTCAGCCTGCTGTGGGCCTGTCTCACCTTTTATCTCCTGCGGGAGTGGGGGAGAAAGTTTAAAGCGGCATCGGCTGCCACGACAAAGGGTGAGACGCCGGCGACCGCGCCGCTTCAGTGGTTTTCTCTGCATATCTGCTGGCTGCTCTGGATCGAGACGCTTTTCCTCTCACTGGGATTTGCATGGCATCTGGAAAAACCCGATTTTATAGCTAATTATGTCCGCTTCCTGAAAAAACCGTTACCGACGGAGGGGCTGGACCTGAGTCTGTGGAGCGTTACATGGGCGGTGATTTTTCTGCTGATGACCCAGTCGGCGTCCCGCCTGTGGCGGAAAATACTGCTTGAAAAGCTGCCGGCAGGCAGCATCGACAGGGGATTGAAAAATTCCATCATCATCATCAGTGTCTACCTCATGTGGATAATCGGTATCCTGATTGCGCTTGGCAGTATCGGGGTAGACACCAAATCTCTGACCGTTGCCTTCGGTGCTTTGGGGATCGGGCTGGGTTTTGGGCTGCGCAATATCTTTGATAATTTTTTCAGTGGCCTGATTCTGCTGTTTGAGCGGCCCATACAGGTCGGTGATGTTATTGAGGTCAACAATATCTGGGGGGAGGTGAAGAATATCAACGTCCGGTCAACGCTGATCCAGACCTATGACAACGCCTCGCTGATCATTCCCAATTCCGATCTGATCAGCCGGCAGGTGACCAACTGGAGCTTTAAGGATATCCGGATTCGCCGGAATATTTTTGTGGGGGTGGCCTACGGCACAGATGCGGAACTGGTGCGGCAGACGCTTATGGACGCGGCGGAAAATGTCGAGATCGCCCTCAAGTATCCCAAACCCGATGTCCTGTTTACGGATTTCGGGAACAGCGCACTCACCTTCCGGCTCCGGGTATGGACCGACGTGGATAGCTGTCTGGCTGTGGAAACCGGCATCCGGTTTGAAATTGACAGGCTTTTCCGGGAAAAAAATATCACCATTCCTTTCCCCCAGCGGGATCTGCACATCCGGTCCGCTGTCCCCCCGCCTTCGCCCGGTCCGGAAGAGGGGGAGGTCTGA
- a CDS encoding hemolysin family protein, with protein sequence MTILLVVVALTILISSQCSLYEAVLYSTRMGTLEAEKTEGQKKLKAAKMIKMKSRISMPLSAILILNTVANTAGATIAGMYASKSLGDEMVPLFSICFTLGILLFAEIIPKTMGALYWKNLWPRIIWPLTVMKYTLYPFIILTQRFSEILTSQKTPVAPVTEEDILGTIRLGARDGEISQWESLMLHNIINLETKKVEAVMTPRTVMFTIDENMTVEEAFRIANEKGFTRIPVYRGDRENIVGYVMIHDLSAAPTLSQPETRIASLIKPIMFVRENENCLVLLTNFLKKRLHIAMIGDEYGGVSGLVTLEDLIETVLGTEIVDENDSVVDLQKMARNRMQKRFYIERETKKNSGVTEKNTPEADEAEYGVEMYADDGRENRAETGELTNGSGEIEKN encoded by the coding sequence ATGACTATTTTGCTTGTGGTTGTTGCTTTAACCATACTGATATCCTCACAGTGTTCCCTGTATGAAGCCGTACTCTATTCCACGCGCATGGGGACGCTTGAGGCGGAAAAGACCGAGGGACAGAAGAAACTCAAAGCCGCTAAAATGATTAAGATGAAGAGCCGGATTTCCATGCCGCTCTCCGCCATTCTGATCCTGAATACCGTTGCCAACACCGCAGGCGCGACCATTGCGGGGATGTATGCCAGCAAGTCACTGGGCGATGAGATGGTGCCGCTTTTTTCCATATGTTTCACTCTGGGCATCCTGCTTTTTGCAGAGATCATCCCCAAAACAATGGGGGCCCTTTACTGGAAAAACCTGTGGCCCCGCATTATCTGGCCGCTGACGGTGATGAAGTACACGCTCTACCCCTTTATTATTCTGACCCAGCGGTTTTCCGAAATCCTGACCAGTCAGAAGACGCCGGTCGCGCCGGTGACGGAAGAGGACATCCTGGGCACCATACGCCTGGGGGCCAGGGACGGTGAAATCTCCCAGTGGGAAAGCCTGATGCTGCACAATATCATCAACCTTGAAACCAAAAAAGTGGAGGCGGTGATGACCCCCCGGACGGTCATGTTCACAATTGATGAGAATATGACCGTGGAGGAGGCGTTCAGAATTGCCAACGAAAAGGGGTTTACCCGCATTCCGGTCTACCGGGGAGATCGTGAGAACATTGTCGGGTATGTGATGATCCACGATCTGAGCGCTGCGCCGACCCTGAGCCAGCCCGAAACCCGGATAGCCTCTCTGATCAAGCCGATCATGTTTGTCCGGGAAAATGAAAACTGTCTGGTACTGCTCACCAATTTTCTGAAAAAACGGCTTCACATTGCCATGATCGGTGATGAATACGGCGGGGTGTCCGGTCTGGTGACGCTGGAGGATCTGATTGAAACGGTGCTGGGAACCGAGATTGTGGATGAGAATGACTCGGTGGTGGATTTGCAGAAAATGGCCCGTAACCGGATGCAGAAGCGGTTTTATATTGAGCGGGAAACCAAAAAAAACAGCGGCGTGACAGAGAAAAATACGCCGGAAGCCGATGAGGCGGAATATGGCGTGGAGATGTATGCGGACGACGGCAGGGAAAATCGTGCGGAAACAGGGGAGTTAACGAACGGATCGGGAGAGATTGAAAAAAACTGA